The genome window GTGCCCAGTCACTCCCTGGGGGACGTGGGGAGACTCCCCTCCCTAGAACATTCCcgagcctggagccccaggtccCTGGGCCCTGCCAAGGCCCCACGCCCGGGACTGAGCCGTCCACGGTGCCTGCACAGCCCCCACGGTGCTGGTGGACGTGGCGGAGACGGACCCGGTGATGCAGGAGGAGATCTTCGGGCCCATCCTGCCCATCATGAACGTGAGGAGCCTGGACGAGGCCGTTGACTTCATCAACCGGCGGGAGAAGCCCCTGGCACTGTACGCCTTCTCCCTCAGCGACCAGGTGGGGGCTCGGGCAGGCTCGGCAGGGGCGGGACAGAGGTGGGGACAGCCCTCAAGGGCAGGTGTTCCTAGCCCCgacacacctccccctctcatcCAGCCATTGTGAGATTCCTCGATGACAATGTTTTtctaataaactttttattttggaacaAGTAGACTTACATAAAAGCAGAGATAGCCCCGGGACTGTGCACCCCACAGCAGTTACCCCGGTTAGGGGCCCTTACAACTGAGAAGCTGGTGCTGGTGCAGGACTGTGATCTagacttttttatatgtgccttgaccgtgggccttcagcaggttttttttttgttttttttgtgtgtgttttttttaaagattttatttattcattatagagaggggggagagagagagagagagagagagagagggaaggggggaggagcaaaaagcatcaactcccatatgtgccttgaccaggcaagcccagggttttgaaccggcaacctcagcatttccaggttgacactttatccactgcgccaccacaggtcaggctgtgatttAGACTTGATGTGGATTCCACCCGTTTTTCCTTCTATGCCTGGATCCAAGCCGGGTCCCATGTTGCATTTCATTGTCATGACCCCTCTGGCCTGTGATGGTCTCTTGGCGTCACTGGGAGCTGCCCATCCACCACTTCCTTTCTGGGCCCACAGGCCGCCCAGGCTCCTGTGCTCTCCCTGCCCAGCCCCGGTCAGCCGTCCCCCCAGGAGCCCTGGTCCACCTGGGTAATGTGCACTTTAGCAAGTGCAACACAGGCTTTTTGGAATGGGGGTCATTCGGCATAGTCGCTTTCAAGCTTTTCTGACTGCACAGCCCTGGTCCCAGGACACGGTGACACCTAAGACACACATCCCACTCACCCCAGGTTTTTACTCGTGTTGAAGCACTGACACCTCCCACTCCATCTTCTGTGATCATGACTGCTGGTCTCACCTGCCTTGAGCCCACTGAGGGGGGCGGGGGCCCATCTACCCACCGTCAGACAAGCCCTGACCCAGCTCTTACCTGAGGGTCACACGCTGCATATATAACACAATTTAATGTCAACtagtccctttccctctccttattttttaaattgattttagagaaagagggagaaagagaagcattcatttgttgttccacttagctgtgtgttcactggttgcttcctgcacgtgccctgacggggaatcgaacACGCAGCCTTGGTGTTATGGGATGACGTTCTgtctgagctaaccagccagggcctccctctcaTCTTCAAATAAACATATAGACTGAAGAGAAAAGGCTTTCAAACAGCCAAGTACAGACCAAGCTCATGTTTCTAAAATAGCAATCTGACCACGTGGTCACATCTGACCTCCCTGTGCTGTACATCACACAGCCCCCAAACCCCCACTTCCTGTCCCTTGGCTTCCCCACCTGCCCCCCACTCTGCCTGGGGCGCCCTCTTTCTAATCTCTGCCTGCATGACTCACACCCCTGACCTCCCACCACCTCTCCCTAAAAACGCTGGTTTCCACCGCTGCTTCGGGCCCAAGTCTCTCCCAGCACACTGCACGTGACAGCAGACGCCTAGGAAACACGTCCTGAGTTGGGAGTTTGGTCCCTGTGGCCCTGAGGGGGCTGGGCAGAGCCCCTGGGACCTGTGGGCAGCAGGCTGGCTTCCTGCAGCCCAGCCACTCAGCCCCTTGCTGCTTCTTCCCAGGTGGTCAAGCAGGTGCTGGCCCGGACCAGCAGCGGGGGCTTCTGCGGGAACGACGGCTTCATGCACCTGACCCTCAGCAGCCTGCCTTTCGGAGGAGTGGGTAGGTGCGGGCAGAGCCCTGCGTTCTTCTCTTCCCTGACGGCCCCTCGACCCGTCCATCCTGCTCCCCTCCGCAGTCTGGACAGAACCTTCCAGACCTGCCTCTGGGCTGGCACATGGAAGTGGGAGTCTGCCTGGGAGCGAGTCTGACCCTACTATTCCCAACGAAATCCCCCAGCGCTCCCAGCCCCCCGGGGATCAAGCCAGGCCCTACTCACAGCTTCCGTAGACTGGCCCTTCCTGCTCCGGCCCCTGGTTCTGCTCCAGCCTCCTCTCCTGGCCCCCCTGCCTGCTGCCCCAGCCACACTGAGCTCTGCCCACACGCTAACACGCCACAGGTCAAGCACCTGCAAGGCTCTCTGAGTTTTGCCCAAGTCTGGGTCCCCCTTCCCCATACCCACCCTCTTCTGGTCAACTCCACATTCCTCAGACTTCACTAGCTGCCGGAAACCCTCCTTAATtacccccacctccaccaggCTGGGTCCCCTGGGCCCAGTGTGGAAGCTGCCTCATCCTTGACTGCCTTCCTACTTAGACGCTGAGGACCCACTCACCCAATCCCCCACAACTCTAGGAGGTGGGGACCACTGTCACCCCATGTCACACAAGAGGAGACCAAGGCAAAGACCTGCCCAAGGAGACACAGCCAGTTCAAAGCTGAGCTTCAATCCCGGAGAACTGCTCCAGaatccacattcttttttttttttagattttatttattcattttagagaggagagagagagagagagaagggggggaggagcaggaagcatcaactcccatatgtgccttgtctagggaacccagggttttgaacctacgaCCTCAGAATTCCGGGTcgacctttatccactgcgccaccacaggtcaggcagaatccaCATTCTTGACCACTGTCCCCCTGATTTGCCCTAACACCTGGCATGGCTCCTGGTGTCCCCAACATTTACTGAGCTGGTGCCAGGCTCAGGGCTAAGCCATTTACCCACTGTCTCCATGATGAGGtagcccactttacagatggggaaaccgaggctcaaAGGAGTGAGGTCACACTATGTGATTGGCAGAGCCATCTTTCTGACGTCATCTCGGCCGGCCACTGGGGCCTGACAGCTATGCCCTATGCCACTATATAGGTACCAGCGGTATAGGCAGCTACCACGGCAAGTTCTCCTTCGACACCTTCTCCCACCACCGCGCCTGCCTGCTGCGCAGCGCTGGGATGGAGAAGGTTTACTCCATCCGCTACCCACCCTACTCACCACGCAACGTGAAGCTGCTGCTGACGGCCATGGAGACCCAGGGCTTCAGCTGCACCCTGCTCTGAGCCCGCCTCGGGCACCAGGGGACCGAGTGTCCCTCCCAGTGCATGCCCAAGTCCTCCGCTGCCGCCTGGGGCTGGTGGTGATGTGGCCTagaggccagggcacatagaaagaAAGACCCACCAAGgccacagccctgcccagcccagtgCTGACCCGGCTCCCTCCTTGGGCTGCCCCTTCTGGCCCTCAGCCTCCTCCTTCAGCCACCCTCCAGCTGGGACGGCTAAAGTGAGGGAGCGTGGAGAAACTCCACGCCTGTGTCCTGGGAGAGGGCCAGCACGGCCACCTCTGAGCCACCCCTTCCTGTGGAGGGTGCTGCAGAAGGGGCGCTGACATCTGGTCCAGACCACGGTGTGCCACCCTGTCCTGAGCTGCCCCCGATGACTAACAACGAGTATGTCCCATACGGTTGTGAGCTTAATAAAGACGAGTGGCTGACCCTGAGCTCCAAACGTCCTGTCTCTTCACTGAGGTGGGGTGAGGCCGCCTCGCTCATCCGTCTCCCCAGGCTGAGGGGCCTGTGGCAGGATCTTCCTGCCCTTCAGCTCCGGCTTCTCCGGAGCTCTGAGCACACTCTTGTCCCCCAGGTGGCCAGCCCCAGGCGCCTCTAAACCTTGTCCCGCGCCGGACTCATCCTATTCTCTGTCCCGCTCATCCTTCAGGGCTCTGACCCTCCTAGGCCATAAAGCCCAACTATCCGCCTCCTGCTCGACACCCCCTTTCTTCGCCCACGTCCTATCTTTCGGCAAGTCTGGATGACTTAATAACACCACACCACTTCCCTGATCCACACATTAATCACTGCGCGCTTGGGGTCACTCATaacctccccctcaccccccggTCCGGTCCTTCCCTCGGCATAGCCACTGATCTTCCCAAAGCACATGGGACCTTGCCAGCCCTCGGCCTGAAACCCTGCAGAGGGTCCCTGTGGCCCACAAGTCTGGACCAGTAACAGTCCTTGGGAAGCTCTGCTGAGGCCCTGTGCCCGCACACCTGGCCTGTCCTGGTCTTCTTCTACTGCTTCTAATGAATGCAACACGTCCTTCTGGGGAGGACTTCTGCACACACGCTGGGCATGCTCCCTCTCTGCCCTTCTTGTCCTGCTCAACTCCTACTCCTACCCGCCTTCAGCTTGAACATCTCCTCCTCaagagccttccctgaccacctccCGAACCCcctcacccacccacacacacatgcatgtggcTTCAGGGGCCTTTCAGTGTCCGCAGCCTCCGCTGTCCTGCACACAATTCACTGAGAGGAGACACAGGTTCGGTGACTGATATGTGCCGGGGCTCCCGAGTCATAGGCACAGGTGCGGGTCAGGCAGCTGCACTTTGCAGCTCTACAGCTTGGGTCAAGTTAAGTCCATGCCTCCGTTTCCTCATAGGTAAAGCGAGAATAATCGTTCCTCCACCCAGGGCTTCTGTAAAGGTTGAATAAATCCGCGTGGGTGAAGGTTTAGGACAGAGTACGCACGGCTCCCGCATTTAGTCACCGCCATGAGGGtctctcaccaccaccatcatcacacaCGCCGGGCGGAGACCTACCCGGAGCCGTTTCCTAAGCCACGCCCCGGATATCCCGCCTCCAGTGTCTCGGAGTCCTCGCTTACAGGCCTCCCCAATCAAACATGGCAGCATCCTACATAACTTCAGGCGTCTGCTCTTCCCTAACCAATTGGAGGAAAGGTGCCTTTACATCCCGCCTTCTTCGGTTTGCGCCGCCGGCCAGTCAGACAACATGTTTAAGAGTCAACGCGAAGAAGGCGAAACCAGCTGGCCCAATGGCTGCGTCCCAGGGTTGAGGCCCCGCCTCTTACCGACCGGCAGCTCCGCAGGGGAAGGAGCGGTAACGCTTCAAGGTGGGTGTTCGGGGCTGGGCCACCGAGGCCGGGCCTGGGCAGTGCGGTGTAGGAAGCGAAGGTGGTGTCCCTGTTGGTCCCGCTGGCTCCGCGCCCGTGCTTCATCCCGGTTCACTCACGACCCGCGGTCCCCGTGTCCTTGAGCGTGCAGCAGACGGACCGGGAAGCTGGTGTCCGCAGGGCGCATGCGACTCCTGCGTCCTTCGGGTCAGAGGTCATGGGAAAGAGCGAATAAGGTGTTGGTTTGGGTGCCTGGCACTTAAGTCAGTAGTCAAAAAAATTAGGCCCGTTAGAGGTCACAGGTCACGGGAGAGGCACTTTTAAGCGCCGGCTAAATGCCTGGCTCTGGGCTTGGCATGTCGTGACTCCCTTCGTTCTTAGGATTTCCCATTTCTCATACGAGAAAACAGGTCGGGTGATctcacctgcccaaggtcacttggcATTCTGAGAGACAGTTCCATGGGGGAAGGAATTTGATCTTGAGGGTTATTTAAGTGTCAGGTTTCCAGTGGGGTGGGGAGCTGAGGGTGTAAAGGGAGGGGTCCAGATTGGTTCAGGTCCTGATGCCAACCTGCTAGTGTGTGACCTTTGGGCAAGTCATTCAACACAACCGAGCTGcagcttctcatctgtgcctctCTCATGGGGTCTTTGTAAGGACAAAATGAAAGTGCCTGTGGCCCCTAGCTCCTGTAGGGAGCTCACAGCCAATGCTGGTGGCAGCTGGCCATGCTGTTTGGGTGGGATGTGAGGGAATGAACGGGAGGGGAGAGATGATACAGAGGAGcattgtggggaagggaggagggatgaTTTCAAAGGTTTCTTACAAGGTGAGATAGATAGCACTTGGGTCTCGGGCTGAGCTCAGGCAGGTTGGAGGGCTGGGAGATGCCACACCTGAGGACAGTTAGAGGGCTGACAGTGCCACACCATCTATGCCTGTGACAGTGAAATTAAATGATACAGTGGCCCTGAGGTCAAGGGTCAGAGCTCCTACAGAGCCAGAGTTCTGGGGAGGCCGGGTCTGGGAcccaccacccctccctcccttttcttgcCCACAGATGCGCTGCCTGACTACAGCCATGCTGCTTCGGGTCCTGGCCCGTGCTGCCCGTGCAGGTAGGACCGAGGGAGCCTTTCCTGGGCGTGGGTCCCGGCCTGAGGTTGCACCAGCACAGCATCTTTTTGCCTGGGACACCAGCTTCCCCGACCCCTTTTCTTTCAGGGCATCCCAGTGCCCGGAGCCTCCACAGCAGCGCAGTGGCAGCCACCTACAGTGAGTCCCAGGGCACCTGGAGCCTCGGGCTTTCCTGACCATGGTCCTGCCAGAGGCAGGGGAGGAGGCCTGGCATTGCCAGGGCCTTCCCTACTGTGAACTTAGGTTTCcattctgtaaaatgaggatggtGATCAAGATTTGTCGGAACAGTGTCTGTCGTTGCAAGGGGTTGGGGTGCCTTCCCTGTGGCTACTCAGTGTGATCTCAGAGCTCCCCTGCatgaggggggagggagctgccaGGTGTGAGCTCCAGATGCTCATACCTCTTCCCAGACCCCTCCACTCCTGAACTTAGATGGCCACACAGGTACAGGAAGAAGCAGGAAAGTTTAGTGAATGAACAGCCCCTGGGGTAGGGGCCCAGCCGTTGTACCTGCCAGAAGTGTGGGGCCTCATCTCTCTGAGCTATATTCTGGGCCATGGGGGAAGTCCCTGCCACTGCCATGACATTTCTGCTTGCATCCTCCGCAGAGTATGTGAACTTGCGAGAGCCCTCTATGGACATGAAGTCGGTGACTGACCGGGCAGCTCAAACCCTGATGTGGACAGAGCTCGTCCGAGGTGGGCCGTTTGGGGAGGGCCCGATGGGCTGGGGTGGGCACCAGTGGTCAGGGATGAGGGGCTCTGCCTACCATGCCCATGCTGCCCACAGGACTGGGCATGACCCTGAGCTACCTGTTCCGGGAGCCAGCCACCATAAACTACCCGTTTGAGAAAGGTCCACTGAGCCCTCGCTTCCGTGGGGAGCACGCACTGCGCCGTTACCCATCTGGGGAGGAACGCTGCATTGCCTGCAAGCTTTGTGAGGCTGTCTGCCCTGCCCAGGTGAGCCCCCAACCCCAACTGACTGCCACCAGGCCCCTGCCACCAGAAGAGGGAGGCCGCAGCCTGCTGCtgagggggaagggggacagCCCTGAGCCCAAACTCTGGCCCCCCGGGTGTGTGTCTCCAGTCTCTCTGAGCAACTTCCCCCTATGAGTGGGAACTAGAACTTGTCGCTAGGGCCGACTCAGAGTCTGTGAGTCAATGGGGTAAGCTTCTAACCCCGAGCAGACCACGTGACACTAGGGGTTCCTGTCCTTGGAGGTCTGGTCAGGGCTGTGAAACCCAGACCTGTGAGCCACAGGGCGGCACCCAAGGGTCTCCATTTTCCCCAGATGAAGCAGCAGTTTCAGGAGCCCTGCCTGTGCGCCTGTCATGGGGCCAGGCTCAAGGACACACGCATCACAGCTGAGGCCCTCGCCATCCCTGGTTACTGGTCACTGGAACCCCAGTGTTTGGTTCTATTGGGAGGTCCCTCATGGGCCACCCAAAGTCAGGGCTTGTTAGTGTATAAAGAGAAAGATACAGTCGGGGTACACAGACCTGTGGCGAGTCCAGCAGGAGCCCCCAGGCACAGTGACCCCCTCCCGATGGCTACGCCGGGCCACATCTCCATGCCTCAGGATGGCTTCCTTTCCGAGTCCTAGCTCATGTCCTGGACCGCTCCTGGGCCTTCCAGGCCACAGGCTGCAGCCGTGATATCTTCAGTCCAACCACCCACCTGGAGCTCACGGGAGAGCCAAAGCAGTAATAACTGACGCTGCCGGGTGGCCGGTGCCCGGCTCACGACTTATCTTTACAACAACTTCGACTCTGGGAAGGAGAGATTATTACCACCgtgtttatagatgaggaaactgaggcagaaagatGAGGCTGCCACTCAGAGGACCCACTGGAAATGGTGGGCGTGTGGAGGCCTTTGCCACGCCACTTTGAAGGTCATGCTGGCTGTGGGAGGCCTCAGGCCAGCCATTTGCCAGCTGGCACAAGGCTGTACCTAGGAACTGACAGGCTCTGCCTGTCTcttgctgtgtggctttgggaagCTCCTCAACCTTCTGAGCCTGTTTTCTCACCCATCAAATGGGGAGAACTAGACGGAAGTGGGAGGGTTGTTCAACACACCGCCAGCAGTAACCGCATCTCCTGCAGGCCGGGCCCCTCAGGGCTCCAGGTGACGCAGCAAACACAGCAAGCAGCAGCCCTGTGGGACTTATGCTCTTGGTTAACAGAGACAGGGAAGATGTCATCTAGGGCAAATGCTAAGAAGCTGACCAGACAGCCATGACGGGCAGGCGGCCTATTGGGAGAGGATACTGGAGAGGCGGATATGGGCTGACAGTGGAGACAGTTGGGCTGTAAGCCCCTGGGGGGTGACCCCCCAGAAGGGGGCAGGCGAGTGCAACCCTGGGGGTGGGAATGAGCAGTCTGGCGTGGACTCTGTGCCTGGCGGAGCCTGGCAAGGCTGATGGGTGACAGtaccctgcaccccccccccccaggccatcACCATCGAGGCGGAGCCACGGGCTGACGGCAGCCGCCGGACCACCCGCTACGACATTGACATGACCAAGTGCATCTATTGCGGCTTCTGCCAGGAGGCCTGCCCTGTGGATGCCATTGTCGAGGTGAGTGGGccccggggtgggggaggctggggcACAGGCTTGTTGGGGGGGCCTAACACGGCTGTGCCTGCACCCACCCCTGCAGGGCCCTAATTTTGAGTTCTCCACGGAGACGCATGAGGAGCTACTGTATAACAAGGAGAAGCTGCTGAACAATGGGGACAAGTGGGAGGCCGAGATTGCAGCCAACATCCAGGCCGACTACCTCTACCGGTGATGCGCCCCACCCCGCCGGGCCGCAGCCCCTGCGGCCCAATAAAGAAGCTTTGACCTTCCTGCCGTCTCTCATGATTTCGCTACCTATGCTGGGATGGCCATGGCTTGACCACAGCCTGTGGATTCCTCCAGGTCCCTCAGTGGGACCAGTTGGGCCAGGCCAGCCTTCCTGTGGGACCCTGGGACCTGTCAGGCTCACCTTGGGGCTGGGCTCCAGCCCAGAGCAGCCCTGTTGGCTACACATCTTTCCAGGAATTTTCCTCAGGGCAGCAGGCCTACAGTCAGCTCCAGTCTGCTCTTCCCATAATCCTGCTGTCCCCAGGGTTACCAACGATTAATACGCTAGGGACACAGAGCCTCCCAAGGCCTCAGGCAGGAGTGCGTCAAGTGGCACAAACTCAGAAAGGCCAGCTCATCCTGTTGAAGGTCAGGCTGAAGCCTGCTGTGGGGGTGACAGTCACGAGATGGTGACACAGGCCTTGCTGCCCCTGAGCTGGCCTTGTCTCACCTCCAGCCACATCCCCTTTTCTCCCCGAGTTCCCCAGACCAGGCTGTTGGCTTGGCCTCTGCTCGGGACTTCCTGCCTTGCAATTCCAGCAACGTGGTGTGGTTCCCTCTGGGGCCACATGCAAGCCCAGTGCCAGTGCAATAGCCAAAATGGGCCCCCTTGAAGTCTGTGCTAAGCACGGAAAGGACTTCAGTGTATTCTCAGAGGTGGTGAActggctcagagaggggaagtgactcGCTTGGGGTCACAGCAGGGAAGTGACTTGCTCGGAGTCACAGCCCATATCAGGTGGATAACCTAACTCCGCTTTGAAAGCTCCCATTCCCCCTTTCTCCATCATTTCCAGGAGTACTTTTTACAAAACATTTCCAAGGTGCTTCTTGgaaagaagtggggagggcaTTCTGGGGACCGTAAGTGCAGGAAATACTCCAGCGTCCCTCTACTTGGACAGACACTGTCAGCACGGTCGAAGCCCTGAGACATCCTGCAGCAAAGACGCCCAGACTTGCCCAGCTCGTCCCTTTTCCCCAGATCGCTGCTGGTACCTGGGCCAAGCTGGACCCCACCACTGGCCAAGGCGTGGGGCCCCCACAGCCCGAGGAACAGGCACAGAGGTGAGACGTTAAGTGCAGGACCCAAAGGGAAGCCCGGAGCCCAGGAAATGTCCGAGTCCAGGCCACGGCTGGCCCTACAGAAACAGTCCTAAGAGACGGGCTTAAGAATCCCAAACCGCTTCTAATTCCACTTTTCCCAGAGGACTAGCAAGAGAGCATTGGCACGGAGCCTGTGTCCGTACACAGGTAAAGAGACCACTTTTGTTAAACAGCCCGTACCCAGCTCCTGAGGTGGTTCTTTCCCTGACTGATGGGTATTTTCTGTGTCAGGACAGCAGCTCTAGCACCCTTTCATAACAATCGAGTTCATTTCCCCTGCACAGAGCGTGCTGACCTGGGGCCACCTTCCCCACACGCCGGTGCTCAGTTGGGTTGTGTTGCCGGTCCCTTCTGAACAGCCCCATGACCCAGAACACTTCCCTTGGACCTTGgctgtgactcagtttccagTCCTGGTTCTGAGGTCCCATTTGCTCACCTCCCCTACCCCTCAGCGGCCCTTGCAGTGTGAGGCCCCTGGTACCTCTAGGCCCCAGTGGATATAGCCCCGGCTTGTCCAAAGTGCAGGCAGCCCAATCTGCGGTGacgaagtggataaagcgtcaacctagaacactgaggtggccggttcgaaaccctgtgcttgcctggtcaagccacgtacaggaagtaactactatgagttgatgcttcctacttctaccccctttctctcgctttctctcttctctctctaaaaaatcaataaataaaaatttaaaaaacatatcaacttttagtctgacctgtggtggcgcagtggataaagtgtcagccaggaatgctgaggttgctggttcgaaacccctggacttgcccggtcaaggcacatatgggagttgatgcttcctgcatctccctcccttctctctcttctctaaaatgaattaataaaaatcttttttttttttttttttaaattttttatttattcactttagagaggagagggagagacagagagagagagagagagagagaggagagacagagagagagaagggggaggagctggaagcatcaactcccatatgtgccttgaccaggcaagcccagggtttcgaaccggcgacctcagcatttctaggtcgatgctttatccactgcgccaccacaggtcaggcttaataaaaatcttttttttttttttttttttttttttttttttttttttttcatttttctgaagctggaaacagggagagacagtcagacagactcccgcatgcgcccgaccgggatccacccggcacgcccaccaggggcggtgctctgccccccagggggcgatgctctgcccatcctgggcgtcgccatattgcgaccagagccactctagcgcctgaggcagaggccacagagccatgcccagcgcccgggccatccctgctccaatggagccttggctgcgggaggggaagagagagacagagaggaaagcgcggcggaggggtggagaagcaaatgggcgcttctcctgtgtgccctggccgggaatcgaacccgggtcctccgcacgctaggccaacgctctaccactgagccaaccggccagggcttaataaaaatcttaaaaaaaaaaaaagtgcaggcaGCTAAGcagctgtgagcctcagtttaGGGGTGCCAGGACACAACGAACCCCCTGAAGCTAAATCAGAGCAATGTCACTGGGACGCCCCTGCAGCCAGCGCAGCAACAACTAAGAGCGGGGCATTGCCCGGCACCTGCGGGGCCCAAGACAGGCACCCATTCACAGAAGGGCACCGAGCACTGGGCCTGTGGGCCCCTCGCCCGGGGGGGTCAGAATTAGGCAGGTGTAAGGACCTCATGTAACTTGTCTCACGTAAGGAAGGGGTCCAAGAGGTGGAGAGTGTAAACAGATCTTGCACGCCAGCCTGAAGGTGTTGGGCCCAGCGAGCTGGGGTGGCATTCTCTAGCCCCCAAGCTGGGCCTGGGCTCGGGGCCACCCCAACCTGACCACGTAGACGTGCCTGGTTGACGCTGGTCCGTATCTCGGGCTCTTGTCTTGGGGCCTTCACGCCCCACGCCCCGAAAGGTTTTCCAGCCTCCGATGAGGACGCCAAGGCCTCGCGCGCCGGGTCGCAGCCCAAGCTCCCCGGGTGGAGAGTGGGCGGGGCTTGGCTGACTCCGCCTCTCCCGGCTCCGCCTGCGGGGCAAGAGGGTTTGCGTGGGCGTCGCGGCCGGGATCTCAGAGCCTGGAGCGCAGAACTAGCAGAGAGGCGCCGTGTGCGGCGGACCTGGGGGTGAGTTCCCGCGCCTGGGGTAAGGCCTTGCTGGGGGCTGCAGGGGGCTacgagaaggaggaggagcaggaggaggagaaaaaggacgATGGGGTGTTAACAGCTGCTAACTACAGAGCCCAACTCTGCCAGGTCTGGTGACACTCAGAGCTTTTCCCTGCTgcagcttcctggaggaagcgacccattctgcagatgagcaaactgagaccCACCTAACTAGGAAGAAGTAGAGCTAGAGGCAAGCGGGGTcgttctgactccagagcccactattctggaaaggaagaaggggcTGACTTCCTTCTCCAGCCCAACTCATCACCGTGTGCCAGGGGCTCGTAGGAGAGATCGGGTGGGTCCCTGGAGGAGTTGGCTTTAGCCTCCAACCTCCCAAGGAgccaggaagagaggaggggcacagaatGAAGAGTGGGC of Saccopteryx bilineata isolate mSacBil1 chromosome 1, mSacBil1_pri_phased_curated, whole genome shotgun sequence contains these proteins:
- the NDUFS8 gene encoding NADH dehydrogenase [ubiquinone] iron-sulfur protein 8, mitochondrial isoform X1; translation: MRLLRPSGQRSWERANKMRCLTTAMLLRVLARAARAGHPSARSLHSSAVAATYKYVNLREPSMDMKSVTDRAAQTLMWTELVRGLGMTLSYLFREPATINYPFEKGPLSPRFRGEHALRRYPSGEERCIACKLCEAVCPAQAITIEAEPRADGSRRTTRYDIDMTKCIYCGFCQEACPVDAIVEGPNFEFSTETHEELLYNKEKLLNNGDKWEAEIAANIQADYLYR
- the NDUFS8 gene encoding NADH dehydrogenase [ubiquinone] iron-sulfur protein 8, mitochondrial isoform X2, with protein sequence MRCLTTAMLLRVLARAARAGHPSARSLHSSAVAATYKYVNLREPSMDMKSVTDRAAQTLMWTELVRGLGMTLSYLFREPATINYPFEKGPLSPRFRGEHALRRYPSGEERCIACKLCEAVCPAQAITIEAEPRADGSRRTTRYDIDMTKCIYCGFCQEACPVDAIVEGPNFEFSTETHEELLYNKEKLLNNGDKWEAEIAANIQADYLYR